From Hydractinia symbiolongicarpus strain clone_291-10 chromosome 11, HSymV2.1, whole genome shotgun sequence, the proteins below share one genomic window:
- the LOC130614837 gene encoding uncharacterized protein LOC130614837 isoform X2, protein MSLRLQVLQCYKQLMQTTLKLFSGDVIALEKSKEKIKEAFLAQRMLTAQEDILEQIKIAKETDEFLRQGVLQGVRQESSNVYKVKITEETKLHDNVPLKETNQINLNNFKVPEKYKNKS, encoded by the exons ATGTCACTGAGATTACAG GTACTGCAATGCTACAAACAGTTGATGCAAACAACTTTGAAACTATTCTCTGGTGATGTTATTGCACTTGAAAAATCAAAGGAAAAAATCAAAGAGGCTTTTTTGGCCCAGCGTATGTTAACTGCACAGGAGGACATTTTAGAACAGATAAAAATAGCCAAGGAAACTGATGAATTTTTAAGACAGGGTGTACTGCAAGGTGTTAGACAAGAAAgttcaaatgtttacaaagttaaaaTAACAGAAGAAACAAAGTTGCATGATAACGTACCCTTAAAAGAGACAaaccaaataaatttaaataattttaaagttcctgaaaaatataagaataaaaGTTGA
- the LOC130614836 gene encoding uncharacterized protein LOC130614836, whose amino-acid sequence MERSELVAEEENKKEKSCFQKYLELIKNFTIKNFLPISLIVAVVFGVLVPQPGVALNHKATLYVCVIGIFLYSGLYLRTDALKEVVKAYKAALWGILSILAFTSIIGGNLTMLLGFNEEYVGKFNQSTTNSSSNSSLQNNLSSSISLNQNFTGTKYKHGLGPAEFKVGLLVFFCMPCTISSGVVMVTQLGGNFVLALILTVVANIAGVFTIPLFFKWFLTTVTDVNLDVLPLLLQLCLTLLLPLIFGKCLRFIKIIKDFVVVPRHKLVLKLISVTLLAVITWLKVSKSSQDGKLGQLTITSAFFIIAWALTMHSLFLILNTVASYILKLTTEERKCIIILASQKTLAVAIPTITFLPESLGDQGLMAIAMVLCHLTMILFDAVLIPIWLRCEKQSNPDDEA is encoded by the exons ATGGAAAGATCAGAGTTAGTTGCTGAAGAGGAAAATAAGAAGGAAAAATCATGCTTTCAAAAGTATTTAGAACTgattaaaaatttcacaattaAGAACTTTTTGCCAATATCTTTAATCGTGGCCGTAGTTTTTGGTGTGTTAGTTCCACAACCTGGTGTAGCGTTAAATCATAAAGCTACTCTGTATGTATGTGTTATCGGCATTTTCTTATATAGTGGTTTATATCTGCGTACAGACGCACTAAAAGAAGTTGTTAAAGCTTACAAGGCTGCTTTATGGGGTATTTTAAGTATATTGGCTTTTACATCAATTATTGGTGGCAATTTAACAATGTTGCTAGGCTTTAATGAAGAATACGTTGGTAAATTCAATCAGTCTACGACAAACTCATCGTCCAACTCAAGCTTACAAAATAATTTGTCATCAAGTATTAGCTTAAATCAGAATTTTACCGGCACAAAATACAAACATGGTTTAGGTCCTGCAGAATTTAAAGTTGGTTTGCTTGTTTTTTTCTGTATGCCCTGTACAATCTCTAGTGGTGTCGTTATG GTGACACAACTAGGTGGGAACTTTGTGTTGGCGTTGATATTGACTGTGGTAGCAAACATTGCTGGTGTGTTTACTATACCATTGTTCTTTAAATGGTTTTTAACAACAGTTACTGATGTTAACCTTGATGTACTTCCATTACTTTTACAGCTTTGTCTTACTTTGTTGTTGCCACTAATA TTTGGAAAATGTTTacgttttattaaaataataaaagattttgttgttgttccaaGACATAAACTGGTTTTAAAATTAATCAGCGTAACCTTGTTAGCTGTCATCACCTGGCTGAAGGTGAGCAAGTCCAGCCAAGATGGGAAGCTTGGTCAGTTAACAATTACCAGTGCATTCTTTATCATTGCTTGGGCGTTGACTATGCATagtctatttttaattttaaatactgTGGCTAGCTATATCTTAAAGCTAACAACGGAGGAAAGGAAATGCATTATTATCCTAGCAAGTCAGAAAACTTTAGCTGTTGCCATACCAACAATTACGTTTCTACCGGAAAGCCTTG gtGACCAAGGCTTGATGGCTATTGCAATGGTTTTATGCCATCTGACAATGATTTTATTTGATGCTGTTTTGATACCAATATGGTTAAGATGTGAAAAGCAATCTAATCCTGATGACGAAGCCTGA
- the LOC130614837 gene encoding uncharacterized protein LOC130614837 isoform X1: MSNRLDYLKLHVMSLRLQVLQCYKQLMQTTLKLFSGDVIALEKSKEKIKEAFLAQRMLTAQEDILEQIKIAKETDEFLRQGVLQGVRQESSNVYKVKITEETKLHDNVPLKETNQINLNNFKVPEKYKNKS; this comes from the exons ATGAGTAACAG GCTGGATTATCTGAAACTTCATGTAATGTCACTGAGATTACAG GTACTGCAATGCTACAAACAGTTGATGCAAACAACTTTGAAACTATTCTCTGGTGATGTTATTGCACTTGAAAAATCAAAGGAAAAAATCAAAGAGGCTTTTTTGGCCCAGCGTATGTTAACTGCACAGGAGGACATTTTAGAACAGATAAAAATAGCCAAGGAAACTGATGAATTTTTAAGACAGGGTGTACTGCAAGGTGTTAGACAAGAAAgttcaaatgtttacaaagttaaaaTAACAGAAGAAACAAAGTTGCATGATAACGTACCCTTAAAAGAGACAaaccaaataaatttaaataattttaaagttcctgaaaaatataagaataaaaGTTGA
- the LOC130614835 gene encoding dysbindin-like, giving the protein MANMFGGKNISFGNLKERVQSAQQEFSASWKTIADKAKKEAKIVNKKARKALATEDGGKLRENYILTVNLDAGHTLFKTFEETWASMHKESVTNVKKSEDVDRNISNFSKEWVKWNGYLEEFHGNLVVLPEVVAKVEIIQKRIEAIGKQTQKIEELLLQYEDACERCEFEKQKMELKVKLSQLVETKHAEYTLKKAMIAGKDKQCEKTVVEEESTAKLSSVGTPKIHREVEREKSVDKQQAYEDAFLDQMNQYIKYGELEKPIAGSVGEIDNVSQIEDITIDDSDLSTLKEFLGPEELNSVLQAQASQNKAIKNSTSSNGIENSVITAPTLTEDQQEVIADESTETDKSSSTNETVVGEVKSQSDTKSAEAVNNQVDEHSTSQTNDKNEMGETDIERKPSRGSEDDDDGEFFDAAD; this is encoded by the exons ATGGCAAACATGTTTGGTggtaaaaacatttcttttggtAATTTAAAAGAACGAGTGCAAAGTGCTCAGCAAGAGTTCAGTGCAAG CTGGAAGACAATTGCAGACAaagccaaaaaagaagccaaaaTTGTTAACAAGAAAGCCAG aaaagcaCTGGCAACAGAAGATGGTGGCAAGTTAAG GGAAAATTATATACTGACGGTAAACCTTGATGCTGGTCATACATTGTTTAAAAC GTTTGAGGAAACCTGGGCATCCATGCATAAGGAATCAGTTACTAATGTTAAAAAATCAGAG GATGTTGATCGCaacatttcaaatttttctAAAGAGTGGGTGAAATGGAATGGGTATTTGGAGGAATTCCATGGCAATTTGGTGGTATTACCAGAAGTTGTTGCCAAAGTTGAAATTATTCAAAAACGAATAG AAGCCATTGGCAAACAGACTCAGAAAATTGAAGAGCTTTTACTGCAATATGAAGATGCATGTGAGCGTTGCGAAtttgagaaacaaaaaatggaatTGAAAGTAAAATTGAGTCAATTGGTTGAAACAAAACA TGCTGAATACACTCTTAAAAAAGCCATGATTGCTGGTAAGGACAAGCAGTGCGAAAAGACAGTTGTCGAGGAAGAGTCAACCGCAAAATTAAGTAGCGTGGGAACACCTAAAATACATCGTGAAGTGGAACGAGAAAAATCTGTGGATAAACAACAAGCATATGAAGATGCTTTTCTTGATCAGATGAACCAGTACATCAAATACGGAGAACTAGAAA AGCCAATAGCAGGTTCAGTTGGTGAAATAGACAATGTAAGTCAAATAGAAGATATAACTATTGACGACTCTGATTTGTCCACCCTGAAAGAATTTTTAGGACCTGAG GAACTTAACTCTGTACTTCAAGCACAAGCTTCGCAAAATAAAGCCATAAAAAATAGTACGTCGTCTAATGGCATTGAAAATTCTGTCATAACAGCTCCAACCTTAACAGAGGATCAACAAGAAGTGATTGCTGATGAAAGCACAGAAACAGACAAATCAAGTTCAACCAATGAAACAGTTGTTGGTGAAGTTAAGAGTCAAAGTGATACAAAATCTGCGGAAGCTGTCAATAATCAAGTCGATGAACATTCTACTAGTCAGACTAATGATAAAAATGAGATGGGAGAAACTGACATTGAACGTAAGCCATCTCGTGGTAGcgaggatgatgatgatggtgaaTTTTTCGATGCTGCTGATTAG
- the LOC130614838 gene encoding 30S ribosomal protein S17-like produces MAQFLGQVIGTKMNKTVKVCVTSLRLHPEILKYWNHKKVYFAHDENNDCREGDYVLIKEGRKLTKKKWFTVIDIVEKAPRISDRTTQEVSSCRNSSCGGTT; encoded by the exons ATGGCACAATTTCTTGGTCAGGTCATTGgtacaaaaatgaataaaacagTGAAAGTTTGTGTCACCAGCTTAAGGCTTCATCCAGAGATATTGAAG TATTGGAATCACAAGAAAGTCTATTTTGCACATGATGAAAACAATGACTGCAGAGAAGGTGACTACGTACTCATTAAAGAAGGTCGTAAATTAACCAAAAAAAAGTGGTTTACAGTAATAGATATTGTGGAAAAAGCACCACGAATTTCTGACAGAACAACGCAAGAAGTATCAAGTTGTAGAAACAGCAGTTGTGGTGGAACTACGTAG